A window from Podospora bellae-mahoneyi strain CBS 112042 chromosome 1 map unlocalized CBS112042p_1, whole genome shotgun sequence encodes these proteins:
- a CDS encoding uncharacterized protein (COG:U; EggNog:ENOG503NWXM), whose amino-acid sequence MAGLFKRVYDWLLRTFWATEMDVTMIGLQNAGKTSLLRVLSGGEFAIDSIPTVGFNMKRLQRGHVTLKCWDLGGQPRFRPMWERYCRNVNAIVFIVDIADVDVLPMAREELHSLMSQPSLDGIPLLVLGNKSDLPNKLTVDELIDAMDLKNIAHREVSCYGISAKEETNLEAVLQWLMKFANSKK is encoded by the exons ATGGCGGGGTTATTCAAGCGAGTGTACGACTGGCTGTTACGGACCTTCTG GGCCACCGAAATGGACGTCACCATGATCGGTCTGCAGAATGCGGGCAAAACATCTCTGCTTCGGGTGCTGTCG GGCGGAGAGTTTGCCATAGA CTCGATACCGACAGTGGGCTTCAACATGAAGCGGTTGCAACGGGGGCATGTGACGCTCAAGTGCTGGGACTTGGGTGGGCAACCCCGCTTCCGTCCAATGTGGGAGCGATATTGCCGGAATGTCAACGCTATCGTGTTCATTGTCGATATTGCCGACGTGGATGTGCTTCCCATGGCCCGCGAAGAGCTACACTCATTAATGAGCCAGCCAAGCCTGGATGGCATTCCATTGCTTGTTCTCGGAAACAAGTCGGATCTTCCAAACAAGCTCACCGTGGATGAGCTCATTGACGCCATGGATCTCAAAAACATTGCGCATCGAGAGGTGTCGTGCTATGGCATCTCGGCAAAGGAGGAAACCAATCTGGAGGCGGTTCTCCAGTGGCTGATGAAGTTTGCCAACAG CAAAAAATGA
- the RPS16 gene encoding 40S ribosomal protein S16 (COG:J; EggNog:ENOG503P1RZ) encodes MANEKKAVQVFGKKKNATAVARAVEGRGLIKVNGKPLKLFAPEILRAKLYEPILILGTENFAAIDIRIKVAGGGHTSQVYAVRQAIAKAVVRTVPKYRTDERYSSAAPAT; translated from the exons ATGGCGAACGAAAAGAAGGCCGTCCAGGTGtttggcaagaagaagaatgccaCAG CCGTCGCTCGCGCTGTGGAGGGCCGTGGCCTCATCAAGGTCAACGGCAAGCCTCTGAAGCTTTTCGCCCCCGAGATCCTCCGGGCCAAGCTCTACGAgcccatcctcatcctcggcaccgAGAACTTCGCTGCCATCGATATCAGAATCAAggtcgctggtggtggtcacaCTTCGCAGGTTTACGCTGTGCGCCAGGCT ATTGCTAAGGCTGTTGTACGTACCGTCCCGAAGTATCGAACCGACGAGCGATACTCGAGCGCCGCACCCGCAACATGA
- a CDS encoding uncharacterized protein (EggNog:ENOG503P6PY; COG:S): protein MAPLVSDQLEKRQSCPSGYYYDRGYCYRNSAWSWWGRWVFAGLAVLFVLLVFALLFRNSRRRRKQGARPLYGTGWMAPAPQYYPPPPQYTPQDQNPAPPGGYKYNGNDGYYGNPQAGSSQYGSPGPYGNQATSPYGQQEGIQLQQPEHAYHRGGDADYAPPPGPPPNAATKP, encoded by the exons ATGGCTCCGCTCGTCTCTGATCAGCTGGAGAAACGCCAGTC CTGTCCTTCAGGGTACTATTACGACAGGGGTTACTGCTACCGCAACAGCGCCTGGAGCTGGTGGGGACGATGGGTATTCGCAGGTCTCGCCGTTCTCTTCGTTCTTTTGGTGTTTGCGCTTCTCTT CCGTAACTCACGCCGCAGAAGAAAGCAAGGCGCCCGACCACTCTACGGCACCGGCTGGATGGCACCCGCACCGCAGTACtacccacctcctcctcagtaCACCCCTCAAGACCAGAATCCCGCTCCTCCAGGCGGGTACAAGTACAACGGGAACGATGGGTATTATGGCAATCCTCAAGCTGGAAGCAGTCAATATGGCAGCCCGGGTCCTTATGGTAACCAGGCGACGAGCCCCTACGGTCAGCAAGAGGGCATTCAGCTTCAGCAACCCGAGCACGCTTATCACCGTGGAGGTGACGCCGATtatgcccctcctcccggaCCTCCGCCCAATGCCGCCACCAAGCCTTAA